The Carassius auratus strain Wakin chromosome 40, ASM336829v1, whole genome shotgun sequence genome has a segment encoding these proteins:
- the LOC113058256 gene encoding polypeptide N-acetylgalactosaminyltransferase 17-like, producing MMRLAGFRTPKSFMAFVMRRWKILLVLNALTVAGFITFWGKCNLRTTKVVGQLAAAADVRGQMHLNGSAQETSITNDVLLKRLGSLEDVVYRQLNGLSKSLGLIEGFGGRGRGGLPATLTPEEEKEAKYLREKYGYNAFLSDKISLDRSIPDYRPSKCKKAFYSRDLPQISIIFIFVNEAMSVILRSVHSAVNHTPAHLLKEIILVDDNSDDVQLKGPLEEYVNKRYPGLIKIVRNQKREGLIRARIEGWKAATGEVTGFFDAHVEFTPAWAEPVLSRIKENHKRIILPSIDNIKDETFELERYENSGHGFNWELWCMYISPPKQWWDEGDTSAPIRTPAMIGCSFVVNREYFGELGLLDAGMDVYGGENIELGIRVWLCGGSMEVLPCSRVAHIARTKKPYHSNIAFHTRRNALRVAEVWMDQYKSNVYLAWNLPVKNHGIDYGDISQRLALRKRLQCKSFEWYLDNIYPEMRRYNNTLFYGEIRNTNVTHLCVDQGVKENHTAALHPCHGWGPQLGRYTKEGYLFLGPLGSTGEDTRCVVDDKISGYPQLLNCEKVSSVRQKTWHFAQNKAIINRATGRCLEVVPANVYFGYALVLRPCTGQKWTVKNLMKRD from the exons ATG ATGCGACTCGCTGGATTCCGAACACCGAAATCTTTCATGGCCTTTGTGATGAGAAGATGGAAAATCTTACTGGTGCTGAATGCTTTAACGGTGGCCGGCTTCATCACTTTTTGGGGCAAGTGCAATTTACGCACAACCAAAGTTGTTGGTCAACTGGCAGCAGCTGCTGATGTGAGAGGACAGATGCATCTGAATGGATCTGCTCAGGAGACCAGCATCACTAATGATGTGCTCTTAAAAAGACTGGGATCATTGGAAGATGTGGTGTACAGACAACTGAATG GTTTGTCCAAGTCTCTTGGACTCATTGAAGGTTTTGGAGGCCGAGGTAGAGGAGGTCTACCAGCAACACTTACGCCAGAGGAAGAAAAGGAGGCCAAATACCTGAGGGAGAAATATGGCTACAATGCATTTCTGAGTGACAAAATCTCTCTGGATAGATCTATTCCAGATTATCGCCCCAGCAA ATGCAAAAAGGCCTTTTATTCCCGTGACCTGCCCCAGATCTCCATCATCTTCATCTTTGTAAATGAGGCAATGTCTGTCATCCTACGTTCAGTCCATTCAGCTGTCAACCACACACCAGCTCATCTCCTAAAGGAAATCATCTTGGTGGATGACAACAGCGATGACG TACAACTGAAAGGGCCACTGGAGGAGTATGTCAACAAGCGCTACCCGGGTCTTATCAAAATAGTGCGCAATCAGAAGAGAGAGGGCCTCATCCGTGCTCGCATCGAGGGTTGGAAAGCGGCCACTGGGGAGGTGACTGGCTTCTTTGATGCCCATGTTGAGTTCACGCCTGCATG GGCTGAACCAGTTTTGTCTAGAATCAAGGAGAACCACAAGAGGATCATACTGCCCTCCATAGATAACATTAAAGACGAGACGTTTGAGCTGGAACGCTATGAAAACTCAGGCCACGGCTTTAACTGGGAGCTCTGGTGTATGTATATCAGCCCACCGAAACAGTGGTGGGATGAAGGAGACACTTCTGCACCTATCAG GACGCCTGCAATGATAGGCTGCTCTTTTGTGGTAAACCGGGAATACTTTGGGGAGTTGGGCCTACTGGACGCAGGGATGGACGTGTATGGAGGCGAAAATATAGAGCTGGGAATCAGG GTTTGGCTGTGTGGGGGAAGCATGGAGGTTCTGCCTTGTTCCAGAGTGGCCCATATTGCTAGAACAAAAAAGCCCTACCACAGTAACATCGCCTTTCACACTAGACGCAATGCACTTCGGGTGGCAGAAGTCTGGATGGACCAATACAAATCTAATGTCTATTTGGCATGGAACCTCCCAGTGAAG AACCATGGCATTGATTATGGAGACATATCCCAGAGACTAGCGCTCAGGAAAAGACTCCAGTGCAAAAGCTTTGAGTGGTACCTTGACAATATCTATCCAGAGATGAGGAGATACAACAACACTCTCTTTTACGGAGAG ATTCGCAATACCAATGTGACCCATCTGTGTGTGGACCAGGGCGTAAAGGAAAACCACACGGCAGCTCTGCACCCCTGCCATGGCTGGGGCCCTCAG CTGGGTCGCTATACTAAGGAGGGATATCTTTTCCTGGGTCCTCTGGGAAGCACGGGCGAAGATACTCGGTGTGTGGTGGACGATAAAATCAGCGGCTACCCGCAGCTCCTGAATTGTGAGAAAGTCTCAAGTGTACGGCAGAAAACTTGGCACTTTGCACAG AATAAAGCAATCATCAACCGAGCTACAGGACGCTGTCTCGAGGTAGTGCCGGCTAATGTCTACTTCGGCTATGCTCTGGTCCTGCGCCCCTGCACTGGCCAGAAGTGGACGGTCAAGAATTTGATGAAACGAGACTAA